A window of Glycine soja cultivar W05 chromosome 13, ASM419377v2, whole genome shotgun sequence genomic DNA:
CAAAGTGAGGGAAGAGGCTTGTAATaaagagtttttcaattttgtctcTAAAAATTGTAATAAGATTTGTTTCCCAACAATATACTTCCCCttgtctcaaatataagaaaaatatgacaCATGATAAACCATAATTTGAATGATATTTTATGTGAGTTTTTGTGCTATTTCATGTATTTTCTTAACAAAACTCATATTTGGacattagtttttaccttacaTAAGTACAATTGTTCAATCAAgtcaaaaagttgaaaaatgcataaattgatGAAGATTTGATACTATTTTCACTTGATTACGACTGTGATACATTGACCACAGACGTGGTCAACCAAGAAGGTCATGGTCAATCATGAGGGCTTTTTCATTTTACAACATCTCAAGCTTCAACACCAAGATTCTGATAACGACCGTGGTGGATATCATCATGACCATAATGAGCTTAATTAAGGAAATTATCTTTAGGAATCTAATCACAATATTTGTCTATAGTGCATcgaattaaagtaattattttttgagatCATATTAGAATATTTATCTATAGTGcgtctaattaaaataaatatgtttaagaGTCTATAAATAAGAAGCTGGAGTTTATACTTGGGAGATTTGAAATTCATTATACCTTTTATGAATAACAAGAGCTTTTGAGAGGAAAACTACACCGAGAACAATAGAGGTTCAAATCTGTAAGGGTTTCaatctcttttatttctaatgGAATATTGTATGTTGTTTAGTTATTTTATGACCATGATTGGCTAAACCCCTTAAAACTCGGATTGTGATGTAGTTATACCCATGTACTCTGGTTCCtctttttaataaagttcttcGATGTTATTTGGTTAATTGTATCTTTGTGAGTTTGTGATCATCTTCTTGTAATTAACTGACCTATAGAATGATAGGATTTATAAAGCTTGCATGACCAAACTGGCGGTATGAATCCCATTTTTACAAACTTTTCTGTTATTCATCCTTAATCCTAAATTAAATCACAAATGAACAATGCATGATTGATTTAGGGGGAAGAGTATTCTTAGACCTTGACTCATAAGATGTTACTAAAATAAGAGGTAGTAGACAATTAATTGGTAACTGGGagttcttaattaaaataagaattagGGGAAAATGATACATATGAAATCATAATCAGAGTCACTTTTATTCATACATATCTCTtctttaaaattgttatttgtctgtagttttattttctaaacacaaacacaaacaatctccaactcaatataaaaatacaaaattatttagtttatgcaAATTAGATTATTTGGGAACACAACTAGCCTCTAGAGTATGATATCCAGACTTTCAAGTCCACTATTGCTACTGTATAGGGTATACTTGCCTTTAATGAGGACATATTTTATCCATCAACACACTaactaaaaaagtaatttttttccagCTTACCTTTGATTGGAACTTGATATCAaggataagaaaaatatatgaaaactaAAACCTCAATTAAATAAAGGATATTTAAGAGATAGtaacattaaataagataaagttagttaaaattttcttatatttgagaccagagggagtaatttttttattaattcacggtataaaaaaaattataagataaatagtcatttttaatccctaaaaGTGTAGGGCACAAACAATTTTGtccttaaaagatgaaaaattaaaatttagtctctgaaagtgtaaaaagtataACAAATTTGTTCTTTCATTAACTTTCCTTCGTTAATGTTAATGGATCTGCCTACATGGCACATTAGGACGAAAATGCCAAAAAATGTTTGCTCATGTGGCCTTCATTGCTTGGCACTGTCTTTGTCGAGATTCTAATATGTGCTGGTGCAGATTGGGGGCCCTACCCTCCATTTCTCAGATCTGGAAATCACAACCTCCCTTTCTTAAACTAAAAAGAACACATTGGTGTCATCGACACTCTGCGACAACCACCCTCCGACGACATTGGTGTCATCATCGACCCTAATccattaaaacaataaaaaaaaccaatttgatATATgtacaaacaaaatgaaaaaaaaatacaaataaataacaagATCAAAACCCCAAGTCACCACTGTAGGTGTGACCACGATCATTCTCAGTTTGCCGCTCTCGCCGTCAACAATCACCGATGTTAAGCGCTTTTTCTCCTTGCACTAAGCCACCACTTCCTCATTTATCATCTCCAAATTTTGTAACCCTTAGTCGCTTGGTTTGTcagttatttttatcaaaacacTATCTACGCCAATAGCCTTAATCTCCTCATTATCCTTATCACAGATCTGAAACCTTTCCAACCTCTACCAACACCACCATAGATATGAAACTCCCTACCAATTTCTTTAAGAACAAGCCCATAGCAAAGAAAAATCCAAGCTTCAAGCACTAGGTGATAGAAGGCCCGACAATAATGGTGATTGTGACTTCGTTGTGGTTTGCACAGTCCGGCCACACCCTCTATGTCGCTTCCATCCTTCGCTCCGACTACTTGGATCTTtgattttggcttttgatttttggtctcatatttttgttgtttggatTTTGATTCTCGAATTATGTGTTATCCTCTATTTTGGGGTTTCAATTTTGGGTCTCAAATTTATGTTGTTTGCAGATTTAATTATGGTTACAGGAGGAAGGAAGAGACACCGTAGATAACAATGATGCCATTTTGCAAAACCTAATTGACGATGAAGTCATATTTGTGTTGTTTATGTGAGGAGGGTGTTGTTGAAGTGAATGGGCTAATTGACGAGGGTGTAAGAGAAGATAGGTCGAAGCTGCAATTGACGTTTAATTAAGTACAAACTTTCTACTGTCAATTCCATCCTAATAGCCACGCCGTCAACATAGGTGTCACGTAGCCACAATACTTAACATTAATGGGGAAGAATTAACGATGAAATAGTTCTatcacactttttacacttcgcgactaaattttatttttctttcaaagaaaaatttgtttttatcttacATTTTCaggagtaaaaataattatttatccaaattTATATTAACTATGTGGAAACTATTAAATTAGacttttttaaactatttattattattattatgatgatgatggtaGTCGAAGAAACCTACCCTGCCTCGAGGGGAGGGTCCCACGTAAAAAGAGGAGGCAAGCACTAGTCACACACAGGCGCACGTTAGCGAGGAAATGTTCCTAGATTGAAACGGAGAAGGTAATTAGAGGGGCGGAAATCTCAAAGTGACACACCTCTTTCCTCCTTGGCTTAACTCAATTCAACTCAGCTATTCTCTCTTCTCTATAAGTTCCTCTCCTCCATTGTTTTTCCCTCCCATTCTTCCATTTCTGTTTTCTCCCATCCCTCTCGCGCGCTCTCTCTCCCATGGAATCCTCCGCTGCCATTCGATCTTTTCACTGTATCTCTCTCTCTTAATCTGTATCTGCATTTTTGTTATCAACGTGCTTTGCCGAGTGTGATCTCTGCTCTTGTGTTTGCGATTTCTGATCTCGCCGTCTcgcttttctattttatttgctTTAATTTATGTGACATATATGAGGGGAAATCAAAATGATTGAGTATATACACtgtcttgttttctgttttatttgCTTTAATTTACGTGATTTTTTACTTTCGAGCTAGAGAGACTGAAGTAATGGCGAAGAAGCTCGCTAGATTTGTGATTTTGttacaaatatttaatgtttgttGCGTTTAAGCTCTTTCCGCATTGTGTGATTTCTTGAAATTTCATTAGTTATATGAAATGTTATAATCATTTTGAATTGAATGCTCAACAACTTAGGATGGAGTTTCTGCTTCTGCTGATTTATTTGTACTTTTTTACTAGGAAATTGAAACGTGTCTACTGCAAAGGATTGtagaattttatatatatatatatagatttgcACAGAACAATAACATTGAAACGTTTCATCCCGAAGCAACTAGTTGTATAAGCTTGCTTGACTTGTTCCTTATTTCTGAAATGTACGAAGCTTAATTTAGTCTACTCTGTATGCAAAAAGAGTTGAAGAATAACACCAAAGAAATTAACAGAAAAATGAGGTAGCTGTGCCAAGttattttatgctaatgctAAGTGTTGCTTATTTATCAGAATCACGAGCATAACATTTTCATGAAGGCAATTGAATGTATCCTTCATGTTTCTACAAATATATAACCAAAGGATGCTCTGCAATCACCCAAGAGCATGCAATTGGCATTCTGTTGGGTCATATAGTAGGACACAAGggactgtttttttttataaaaaaaaaaattattatttatcagctttggtgatacccATAGGCtgtatactattttttattggaaacaCTTGTCAGAAATATTTGTTTTCTGTtggttattgttttcttttcttaatctaTTTctgttaaataaaacaataagttCTGTTCTTTTTCCCTGCCTTTTTTAAATAAGCTTACTTCTTTTTGGAAAGATTCTTAATGCCTTCTTAAAGGGTCAattttcataaatcataatacaatatttttgtaatacttcaatgtttttttatatttttaaagggGCAATTTTACCATTGCAACCAGATGCTTACTCATGACTCTTGGATTTCAGATCCCATAGGCACTATGTCCCATGTGCGAGCCTCCCTTGAGAAGCAAGCTGTAGTTCCCATTCATAATGCCGGATGGAACTCTAAAAGTAGGCTTTTCATCCAGCATTTGGCATATGGTCAGAAGCACATTAATTCCCACACGAAGGGGAAAAACACACTAATTTCATGTGGAAAAACAGCTGAAGCTATCAACGCATCCAAATCTGATGGTGGGTTATATTGATTGTGAAATGAATTATATCCTTATGTTTTTGTTCTATTTGGCTATTGTTTGAATGAGAAATGTCTGATACTATTATTTGTTCTTAGTGTAATTATCTGcttagttataaattttaagtggTTGTTTTTATTCTTAAGATTTTGAGATACATTAACAAGTTGCAAAATTTTTGGGCtgcaatttcatatttttatatacatgatCAAAGATAATGTTCCTGAACCATTATCTACTTGTTGGAAagaaagaagatagaagaaaatCCATGCAAACAAAAGAtgtcatttttattgtttatctgTTTATTTTTAAGGTATTGTGTTATTTACGTAGATACGTAATAGTAGGAAATCATTCTTCTCTGTtgctaaaaattattatagtaaTTGAGAAAGTCTGTATgaaggttatatatatatatatatatatatatatatatatatatatatatagctttgTTATAGTTGGCTATTAGAATAGCTTccctttaataaattttactttaacaTTCGTATTACTTGACCTAACAATTATTTATGATGGTGCAGCTTCTTCAGATAACACTCCACAAGGCTCATTGGAGAAAAAGCCTTTGCAAACTGCTACTTTTCCTAATGGATTTGAGGTCTATAGCtattctttccttttatttaccTGCAAATCATATTTCTTATTAGTGAAAAATGATAGTTTGGTGGGAATTAGCAATAGTATACTCATGAATACAAATACCTTATGTTACCTATTAGAAGAAATAAATACAAGGTATTTGTTACTTATGATAGCTGGTTTTTATCCAAGACTGCATAATTGCATTTGTTAACAGCCATGTTTCAATGTGAATCTGATAAACCATTACTTATGTCTGGTTTGCTTATTATCAGGCTTTGGTATTAGAGGTCTGTGATGAGACTGAAATTGCTGAACTGAAAGTAAAGGTGAACTTCTTCTCTCTTGTTTACTGCTTATGTAAAACTTGAAGTGcagtattttaaatataataacaagGATGAAAAGAATCTCTGAGTGTATGTTTTAAAGCAAAATGTTATGTGGTAGGGTTCTTTTTGCAATTCGTAATTAGTGGCTGGATATGTCTATAGCCTGCCATATACTGTGTATTGAACTTATGTCAAAGGATGATTTTAATTCACTTAACATATACtggtatttatgtttttatcaaaATGGTAGCACATTGTAATTGAAACTTGAAAATGTGGTGCTTTTGTGCCTAATGTCCTAtctgaatatataatttttcttggaATTCAAATTTGATCATAAAAAGTTGTGTCATCTCAGCTTTGTTTTTATACCAAATTGTGCTTAATAACTTTAATATAACTTCAAATCTGTAATTTCTGTCTGGTTCATCAAAAGAAGCATGCTTTTAGCTGGATGACCTTGTACACAAACTTATTTGGCTTATATATTGTTATAGGTTGGAGATTTTGAAATGCATATTAAGCGAAACATTGGAGCAACAAAGGTTCCTTTGTCTAACATTTCACCAACTACACCACCACCTATTCCAAGTAAACCTATGGATGAATCAGCACCCGGTAGCCTGCCACCTTCACCACCAAAATCATCTCCAGAAAAGAACAACCCATTTGCAAATGTTTCCAAAGAGAAATCACCAAGATTGGCAGCATTGGAGGCTTCTGGTACCAATACCTATGTCTTAGTATCATCTCCCACGGTATGTCATCCATcaataatatatgttttaacTTCTGCTTTCACTCATTATCTCTGACTTGAGCTATGTAGATCACtaatctttctttctcattagGTTGGCTTATTCCGAAGAGGTAGAACAGTGAAAGGGAAGAAGCAACCTCCTATCTGTAAAGAGGTACATGTGATATGCCTGTCAATATCCATAATTCACTTGATACTCCCTCCACTGGATTCTCATTATGAACTCCACCATTGGATTTTGGTGCATGTGTTTGCGGTTCACTAAGATTTTGCAGTGCTGAAACTAATTGTTTCTAGTTTAGAGCCCAACTATGCACTGTGAGCTGCCCCATGTAATACTGCATAACAATAGTTGCGGTCTATGCATCAGCCTGATTGCTTGTTGGCCTAGTCTCCTGATTTGACCTTGCTGACATGCATAAGTTGgcttttgaaataaatttaagtatttaactGAAAAAACTGGAtgctataaaaaaagaaaaagctgaCAATAATTAACAATGatatattttggaacaaaaaggAATATTTTGTAAACTTGTCAGTATAATATACTGTTAGACCAGGCCAGCAGGTTGAAATTGGGCTTAGTCAAAACAAATTCCCAAAGCCTTGGAAAGAGAAGAGAATCAACCCTGATGAGCAGAGAGTTGGTTTGGAGGGAATTGCCAGGTAGGTGCTTAGTTGGTGAGGATTGTGTTATATGGGAGGGGATATGGAGGAGGGGGTGTGCGCATTCTCTTGGGTAGCTCTTGGGTGAGAAAGTTCAGTCTCTCTATAAGGGGCTTGGTCCTGTGTAGTGTTGAATGGTATGACACAATGACTAGTTGGCTTCTTCCTCTTTAGCTACTATAGTCTGCCCTGTGTTTTAGTGTTTTAATCATACTAGGTAGCCATTTCTTCCAAATTAGTGATAATTTATTGAGTCTATCAGATACAAATTAAATGTTCTTTGGTTCCCAAATATAGATTGACCTATATTTTTCTGCTGGTGtagttattaatatattttgtaacatACAATTGCAGCATTAAGTTGTTTGAGGACCTCACTTTCATTGAACTGActacaaattatatattcatttcCTAATTGAATTCTAGGGTGATGTAATCAAAGAAGGGCAAGTCATAGGGTATTTGGATCAATTTGGCACTGGACTTCCTATTAAGGTGATCTGTCTCAGTTTCGGTAATTCTGGTTCCTTCCTAAATATTTACTACTTCTGACTAGTTTAATTTTTGGAATCTTGCAGTCTGATGTGGCTGGAGAAGTGTTGAAACTACTTGTTGAGGATGGAGGTATAATAATGTCTATTACCTGTTACAAAAATGCCTAGATTT
This region includes:
- the LOC114382444 gene encoding uncharacterized protein LOC114382444 isoform X2, encoding MESSAAIRSFHYPIGTMSHVRASLEKQAVVPIHNAGWNSKSRLFIQHLAYGQKHINSHTKGKNTLISCGKTAEAINASKSDASSDNTPQGSLEKKPLQTATFPNGFEALVLEVCDETEIAELKVKVGDFEMHIKRNIGATKVPLSNISPTTPPPIPSKPMDESAPGSLPPSPPKSSPEKNNPFANVSKEKSPRLAALEASGTNTYVLVSSPTVGLFRRGRTVKGKKQPPICKEGDVIKEGQVIGYLDQFGTGLPIKSDVAGEVLKLLVEDGEPVGYGDPLIAVLPSFHDIK
- the LOC114382444 gene encoding uncharacterized protein LOC114382444 isoform X1, which encodes MFLQIYNQRMLCNHPRAYPIGTMSHVRASLEKQAVVPIHNAGWNSKSRLFIQHLAYGQKHINSHTKGKNTLISCGKTAEAINASKSDASSDNTPQGSLEKKPLQTATFPNGFEALVLEVCDETEIAELKVKVGDFEMHIKRNIGATKVPLSNISPTTPPPIPSKPMDESAPGSLPPSPPKSSPEKNNPFANVSKEKSPRLAALEASGTNTYVLVSSPTVGLFRRGRTVKGKKQPPICKEGDVIKEGQVIGYLDQFGTGLPIKSDVAGEVLKLLVEDGEPVGYGDPLIAVLPSFHDIK
- the LOC114382444 gene encoding uncharacterized protein LOC114382444 isoform X3, with amino-acid sequence MSHVRASLEKQAVVPIHNAGWNSKSRLFIQHLAYGQKHINSHTKGKNTLISCGKTAEAINASKSDASSDNTPQGSLEKKPLQTATFPNGFEALVLEVCDETEIAELKVKVGDFEMHIKRNIGATKVPLSNISPTTPPPIPSKPMDESAPGSLPPSPPKSSPEKNNPFANVSKEKSPRLAALEASGTNTYVLVSSPTVGLFRRGRTVKGKKQPPICKEGDVIKEGQVIGYLDQFGTGLPIKSDVAGEVLKLLVEDGEPVGYGDPLIAVLPSFHDIK